In Halorussus limi, a genomic segment contains:
- the lysX gene encoding lysine biosynthesis protein LysX codes for MQVGILYSRIRKDEKLLLSELRERGHDVVKIDVRDLQFGLDEAPEIFADLDVVVDRCLATSRSLYATKFCEAYGVPVVNSAETAQTCADKVQNSLALAGAGVPTPATDVAFTKESAMESIESFGYPCVLKPVVGSWGRLMAKIDSRSAAEAILEHKATLGHYEHKVFYVQEFVDKPGRDIRVLATDGDPVAAMVRSSDHWLTNAAKGAETEAFELDAEAKKLVQQASDAVGGGLLGVDLMEVGGGDEPNYTVHEVNHTVEFKALNDAADADVPAEVVDWLETKAAAKQEVVA; via the coding sequence TTGCAGGTCGGAATACTCTACTCCCGGATTCGGAAGGACGAGAAGCTCCTGCTCTCCGAACTCCGCGAGCGCGGCCACGACGTGGTGAAGATAGACGTGCGCGACCTCCAGTTCGGACTGGACGAGGCCCCCGAAATCTTCGCGGACCTCGACGTCGTGGTGGACCGGTGTCTCGCCACGAGTCGGAGCCTCTACGCCACCAAGTTCTGCGAGGCGTACGGCGTGCCCGTGGTCAACTCCGCGGAGACCGCCCAGACGTGCGCCGACAAGGTTCAGAACAGCCTCGCGCTCGCCGGCGCTGGCGTCCCCACGCCCGCGACCGACGTGGCGTTCACCAAGGAGTCGGCGATGGAGAGCATCGAGTCGTTCGGCTACCCCTGCGTCCTCAAGCCCGTGGTCGGGTCGTGGGGTCGCCTGATGGCCAAAATCGACTCGCGGAGCGCCGCCGAGGCGATTCTCGAACACAAGGCCACGCTCGGCCACTACGAACACAAGGTGTTCTACGTCCAAGAGTTCGTGGACAAGCCCGGCCGCGATATTCGCGTCCTCGCGACCGACGGCGACCCCGTCGCCGCGATGGTTCGCTCGTCGGACCACTGGCTCACGAACGCCGCGAAGGGTGCCGAGACCGAGGCGTTCGAACTCGACGCCGAGGCGAAGAAGCTGGTCCAACAGGCCAGCGACGCGGTCGGCGGCGGCCTGCTGGGCGTGGACCTAATGGAGGTCGGTGGAGGGGACGAACCCAACTACACCGTCCACGAGGTCAACCACACGGTCGAGTTCAAGGCGCTGAACGACGCCGCCGACGCGGACGTGCCGGCCGAAGTGGTCGATTGGCTCGAAACGAAGGCCGCCGCGAAACAGGAGGTGGTCGCCTGA
- the argC gene encoding N-acetyl-gamma-glutamyl-phosphate reductase, whose protein sequence is MPIVDSTGAEGASADETLSATVVGASGFAGGELLRILSGHPNFDLAGATSREYAGKSVGSVHPNLRGTDLRFSDPADLDSVDVLFAATPHGVSMAQIDAFYEAADTVVDLSADFRLNTAEQYEEWYDGHDAPEYLDEAVYALPELHREELPGADLVAAGGCNATATILGLHPLFEAGILDGDGSEQIVADVKVGSSEGGATSSEAGSHAERSGVVRPYAPTGHRHEAEIEQELGAEVSFSAHAVDMVRGAAATCHVFPSSPVSKGDLWSAFRGAYDEEPFVRLQSGGSGVYRYPEPKAVAGTNYAEVGFELDPGNERVVVFSAIDNLVKGTAGQAVHAANLALGLEETAGLDFQGLHPVGSP, encoded by the coding sequence ATGCCCATCGTCGATTCGACCGGAGCGGAGGGAGCGAGCGCGGACGAGACGCTCTCGGCCACCGTCGTCGGCGCGAGCGGGTTCGCGGGCGGCGAACTCCTCCGCATCCTCTCGGGCCACCCGAACTTCGACCTCGCGGGCGCGACCAGCCGCGAGTACGCGGGCAAGTCGGTCGGGTCGGTCCACCCGAACCTCCGGGGGACCGACCTCCGGTTCTCGGACCCCGCGGACCTCGACTCCGTGGACGTGCTGTTCGCCGCGACGCCCCACGGCGTCTCGATGGCGCAGATAGACGCCTTCTACGAGGCGGCCGACACCGTGGTGGACCTGAGCGCCGACTTCCGGTTGAACACCGCCGAGCAGTACGAGGAGTGGTACGACGGCCACGACGCGCCCGAGTATCTGGACGAGGCGGTGTACGCCCTGCCGGAACTCCACCGCGAGGAGTTGCCCGGCGCGGACCTCGTCGCCGCGGGCGGGTGCAACGCCACCGCGACGATTCTCGGCCTCCATCCGCTGTTCGAGGCCGGGATTCTCGACGGCGACGGGAGCGAGCAGATAGTCGCAGACGTGAAGGTCGGGTCCTCGGAGGGCGGCGCGACGTCGAGCGAGGCCGGAAGTCACGCCGAGCGCTCGGGCGTCGTCCGGCCCTACGCGCCGACCGGCCACCGCCACGAGGCCGAAATCGAGCAGGAACTGGGCGCCGAGGTGTCCTTCTCGGCCCACGCCGTGGACATGGTCCGCGGCGCGGCCGCGACCTGCCACGTCTTCCCGAGTTCGCCCGTCTCGAAGGGCGACCTCTGGTCGGCCTTCCGCGGGGCCTACGACGAGGAACCGTTCGTCCGCCTACAGTCCGGCGGGTCGGGCGTCTATCGCTACCCCGAACCGAAGGCAGTCGCGGGCACCAACTACGCCGAAGTCGGCTTCGAGTTGGACCCCGGAAACGAGCGCGTCGTGGTGTTCAGCGCCATCGACAATCTGGTGAAAGGCACGGCCGGGCAGGCGGTCCACGCCGCCAACCTCGCGCTCGGCCTCGAAGAGACCGCGGGACTCGACTTTCAGGGACTCCACCCGGTGGGAAGCCCATGA
- a CDS encoding acetylglutamate/acetylaminoadipate kinase yields MTDEYTKADLEAAHEQLIDNDLGDDGLRTDGGAVGGDEQNPPVVVKIGGARAVDPEGALADIAHLVANGEDVVVVHGGSTAVDDTLERLGEEAEYVETPGGVVGRFTDETTMEVFEMVLPGKLNTDLVAALQNEGVNAVGLSGADGKLLTGPRKSAVKVVEDGRKKIRRGDHSGKIEAVNDDLLSTLLAGSYVPVVTVPMLAEESRGASKTGGGGGAGATEYTPVNADADRAAAAIAGALGGELVVLTDVAGVYEDPDDPESVIERVGTPAELDAAEAAAEGFMTKKVMAAVEALDGGAASVTVADANNRDPITAARTGHGTTFEPGAVR; encoded by the coding sequence ATGACGGACGAGTACACGAAAGCGGACCTCGAAGCGGCACACGAGCAACTTATCGACAACGACCTCGGCGACGACGGACTCCGGACTGATGGAGGAGCGGTCGGCGGAGACGAACAGAACCCGCCCGTCGTCGTCAAAATCGGCGGCGCGCGTGCCGTGGACCCCGAAGGCGCGCTAGCGGACATCGCGCACCTCGTCGCCAACGGCGAGGACGTGGTGGTCGTCCACGGCGGTTCGACCGCGGTGGACGACACCTTGGAGCGCCTCGGCGAAGAGGCCGAGTACGTCGAGACGCCCGGCGGCGTCGTCGGACGCTTCACCGACGAGACGACGATGGAGGTCTTCGAGATGGTCCTGCCCGGCAAACTCAACACCGACCTCGTGGCCGCGCTCCAGAACGAGGGCGTGAACGCGGTCGGTCTCTCTGGCGCGGACGGAAAGCTCCTGACCGGCCCGCGCAAGTCGGCGGTCAAGGTGGTCGAGGACGGCCGGAAGAAAATCCGCAGGGGCGACCACTCGGGCAAAATCGAGGCGGTCAACGACGACCTGCTCTCGACCCTGCTCGCCGGAAGCTACGTCCCGGTCGTCACGGTGCCGATGCTCGCCGAGGAGTCGCGCGGCGCGTCGAAGACGGGCGGCGGAGGCGGCGCGGGCGCGACGGAGTACACGCCCGTCAACGCCGACGCCGACCGCGCGGCCGCCGCGATTGCGGGCGCGCTGGGCGGCGAGTTAGTCGTGCTGACCGACGTGGCGGGCGTCTACGAGGACCCCGACGACCCCGAGTCGGTCATCGAGCGCGTCGGGACCCCCGCGGAGTTGGACGCCGCCGAGGCGGCCGCGGAGGGGTTCATGACGAAGAAAGTCATGGCGGCGGTCGAAGCCCTCGACGGCGGTGCGGCCTCGGTGACGGTCGCGGACGCGAACAACCGCGACCCCATCACCGCGGCCCGGACCGGCCACGGAACGACCTTCGAACCCGGGGCGGTGAGATGA
- a CDS encoding aspartate aminotransferase family protein, whose translation MSGFVYSEKPIRIESGEDAYLYDDSGDEYLDFGASYGVAAVGHCHPEVVEAVRSQVEKLTFVQASYPNSARDGLYDKLAAVAPGDLENVWLCNSGTEANEAAIKFARSATGDSKIVAAQRGFHGRTMGSLAATWKPKYKKPFEPLASDFEFVPYGDRQALEAAVDDETAAVLLEPIQGEGGVNPAPEGYLNAAREVTEETGSALILDEIQTGLGRTGALWACEKRGVVPDVLTSAKGLGGGLPVGATLCADWVAENAGPHGSTFSGGPVVSAAAEATLSVIAEENLPENAAEVGDRLQSKLRGSDAPIRAVRGEGLLLGAEVKRGANRILKELAMNHGILALPAGRTVVRLLPPLTVSEAHADEVVAALESVLAGAET comes from the coding sequence ATGTCCGGATTCGTCTACTCCGAGAAGCCGATTCGAATCGAATCGGGCGAGGACGCGTACCTCTACGACGATTCGGGCGACGAGTACCTCGACTTCGGCGCGAGTTACGGCGTCGCCGCGGTCGGTCACTGCCACCCCGAGGTCGTCGAGGCCGTCCGGTCGCAGGTCGAGAAGCTGACTTTCGTGCAGGCCAGCTATCCCAACTCGGCCCGCGACGGTCTCTACGACAAACTGGCGGCGGTCGCGCCCGGTGACTTGGAGAACGTCTGGCTCTGCAACTCCGGCACCGAGGCCAACGAGGCGGCCATCAAGTTCGCGCGGAGCGCCACGGGCGACTCCAAAATCGTCGCGGCGCAACGCGGCTTTCACGGCCGGACGATGGGGTCGCTCGCGGCGACGTGGAAACCCAAGTACAAGAAGCCATTCGAACCGCTCGCGAGCGACTTCGAGTTCGTCCCCTACGGCGACCGGCAAGCCCTCGAAGCGGCCGTGGACGACGAGACGGCCGCGGTCCTGCTCGAACCGATTCAGGGCGAGGGCGGCGTGAACCCCGCGCCCGAGGGCTACCTGAACGCGGCCCGCGAGGTGACGGAGGAGACCGGGTCGGCGCTGATTCTGGACGAGATTCAGACCGGACTCGGCCGGACGGGCGCGCTGTGGGCCTGCGAGAAGCGCGGCGTCGTCCCCGACGTGCTCACGTCGGCGAAGGGACTCGGCGGCGGCCTCCCGGTCGGCGCGACCCTCTGTGCCGACTGGGTAGCCGAGAACGCGGGACCGCACGGGTCGACGTTCTCGGGCGGGCCGGTGGTGAGCGCGGCCGCGGAGGCCACGCTCTCGGTCATCGCCGAGGAGAATCTGCCGGAGAACGCCGCCGAGGTCGGCGACCGCCTCCAGTCGAAACTGAGGGGGTCCGACGCGCCGATTCGCGCGGTCCGCGGCGAGGGCCTGCTCCTCGGCGCGGAGGTGAAACGCGGCGCGAACCGCATCCTGAAGGAACTGGCGATGAACCACGGGATTCTGGCGCTCCCCGCGGGCCGGACCGTGGTGCGCCTGCTCCCGCCGCTGACCGTCTCGGAGGCCCACGCCGACGAAGTGGTCGCGGCGCTCGAAAGCGTCCTCGCGGGGGCCGAGACGTGA
- a CDS encoding [LysW]-lysine hydrolase, whose product MSQSADAGVTDEAARELLADLVAIPSPTGDERECAERLAAFFEERGREAWLDEAGNVRAPADDSVLLTSHIDTVPGDIPVEVTDGKLWGRGSVDAKGPLAAMAAAAVETGVSFVGVVGEETDSRGARHLVADREEPDAVVNGEPSGWDGVTLGYRGFLAGEYAVETDSAHTSRPDPNAIQAAMAWWSRVEEAFESAPEQTDEPSVFERVTAKPVEFSGGTAADGLSVEASVDAQFRIPPDETAADIRETVEDELAAGSVEWAEPIPPVMETPRSEVARAFRTAIRRVGGDPRLLRKTGTSDMNLYAGAWGCPMATYGPGDSELDHAPNERLDLGEFDRAVAVLERVSETLQS is encoded by the coding sequence GTGAGCCAGAGCGCCGACGCGGGCGTGACCGACGAGGCGGCCCGCGAACTCCTCGCCGACCTCGTGGCGATTCCCTCCCCGACCGGCGACGAGCGCGAGTGCGCCGAGCGCCTCGCGGCCTTCTTCGAGGAGCGCGGCCGGGAGGCGTGGCTCGACGAGGCGGGCAACGTCCGCGCGCCCGCCGACGACTCGGTACTCCTCACGTCGCACATCGACACCGTGCCGGGAGACATCCCGGTGGAGGTGACGGACGGGAAACTCTGGGGCCGCGGGAGCGTGGACGCCAAGGGACCGCTCGCGGCGATGGCCGCCGCCGCGGTCGAAACGGGAGTTAGCTTCGTCGGCGTCGTCGGCGAGGAGACCGACTCCCGGGGCGCGCGTCACCTCGTGGCCGACCGCGAGGAACCCGACGCCGTGGTCAACGGCGAACCCTCCGGATGGGACGGCGTGACCCTCGGCTATCGGGGCTTTCTGGCCGGGGAGTACGCGGTCGAGACCGACTCGGCCCACACCTCCCGTCCCGACCCGAACGCGATTCAAGCGGCGATGGCGTGGTGGTCGCGGGTGGAGGAGGCGTTCGAGAGCGCCCCCGAGCAGACGGACGAACCGTCGGTGTTCGAGCGGGTGACGGCCAAACCGGTCGAGTTCTCGGGCGGCACCGCGGCCGACGGCCTGTCGGTGGAGGCGAGCGTGGACGCGCAGTTCCGGATTCCGCCCGACGAGACCGCGGCCGATATCCGAGAGACCGTCGAGGACGAGTTGGCGGCGGGGTCGGTCGAGTGGGCGGAACCGATTCCGCCCGTGATGGAGACGCCCCGGAGCGAGGTGGCGCGAGCGTTCCGGACCGCGATTCGACGAGTCGGGGGCGACCCTCGACTCCTCCGCAAGACCGGAACCAGCGACATGAACCTCTACGCCGGAGCGTGGGGCTGCCCGATGGCGACCTACGGACCCGGCGACTCCGAGTTGGACCACGCGCCGAACGAACGCCTCGACCTCGGGGAGTTCGACCGCGCCGTCGCGGTCCTCGAACGCGTCTCCGAGACCCTGCAATCATGA
- the argF gene encoding ornithine carbamoyltransferase, with translation MNDHATHSTTDPTDPTAASPPKHFLQIDDLSGDELAELFSTAAELKVAHRAGKDHAVLPNRSLAMLFEKPSTRTRVSFEAGMTQLGGHAVYLGPDTTHLDHGEPVADTARALSRYVDAVMARVFDHDALESMAAHATVPVVNGLSDAAHPCQTLADLFTVYERFGGFEDVEVAWVGDGNNVGQSFAVGAAMAGIDLTMATPEGYGPNDGVLARADACGRAPDVVHDPEKAVEGADVVYTDVWVSMGEDDVREEKLGDFEGFQVNDDLLAAAPKADVMHCLPAHRGEEITGDVLESDRAVVWEQAENRMHTQKALLVHLLGED, from the coding sequence ATGAACGACCACGCGACCCACTCCACGACAGACCCGACCGACCCGACCGCAGCATCGCCACCGAAGCACTTCCTGCAAATCGACGACCTCTCGGGCGACGAACTCGCCGAGTTGTTCTCGACCGCCGCCGAGTTGAAAGTCGCCCACCGCGCCGGGAAGGACCACGCGGTCCTGCCGAACCGTAGCCTCGCCATGCTGTTCGAGAAGCCGAGTACCCGCACCCGGGTCTCCTTCGAGGCGGGGATGACCCAGTTGGGCGGCCACGCGGTCTACCTCGGCCCCGACACGACCCACCTCGACCACGGCGAACCGGTCGCCGACACCGCCCGCGCCCTCTCGCGGTACGTGGACGCGGTGATGGCCCGCGTGTTCGACCACGACGCCCTCGAATCGATGGCGGCCCACGCCACGGTGCCCGTGGTCAACGGCCTCTCGGACGCGGCCCACCCCTGCCAGACGCTCGCGGACCTGTTCACCGTCTACGAGCGGTTCGGCGGGTTCGAGGACGTGGAAGTCGCGTGGGTCGGCGACGGGAACAACGTCGGCCAGTCGTTCGCGGTCGGGGCCGCGATGGCCGGCATCGACCTCACGATGGCGACGCCCGAAGGGTACGGACCCAACGACGGCGTGCTGGCGCGGGCCGACGCGTGCGGGCGGGCCCCCGACGTCGTCCACGACCCCGAGAAAGCGGTCGAGGGCGCGGACGTGGTGTACACCGACGTGTGGGTCAGCATGGGCGAGGACGACGTTCGCGAGGAGAAACTCGGCGACTTCGAGGGCTTTCAGGTGAACGACGACCTGCTCGCGGCCGCCCCGAAGGCCGACGTGATGCACTGCCTGCCCGCTCACCGCGGCGAAGAAATCACGGGCGACGTGCTGGAGAGCGACCGGGCGGTCGTCTGGGAGCAGGCCGAGAACCGGATGCACACCCAGAAGGCGCTTCTGGTGCATCTGCTCGGCGAGGACTGA
- a CDS encoding manganese catalase family protein: MFYHDNELQYEVEVEDPDPYFAKMLQQAIGGVEGEMRVALQYMFQAFGQPKEKQEYRNLLMETAAEELGHIEMLATAVTKNLEGAPEELRREARENDAVIDAMMQGGQPRQALSAGLHAMPVDANGNAFSGNFIVASGNLAADMYANIMAESTGRLLATRLYEMTDDPGMKDMLAYLIARDTMHQNQWHAALEEMGETVPVPASFDQEKENQEYNYEFMSTFREDREDPHERWTEGVSIDGKGEFSFGNQPGGGNPQLEKAIEEMYNEASGGSGDRTIEDE, translated from the coding sequence GTGTTCTACCACGACAACGAACTACAGTACGAAGTCGAAGTCGAAGACCCGGACCCGTACTTCGCGAAGATGTTGCAGCAAGCCATCGGCGGAGTCGAAGGCGAGATGCGCGTCGCGCTCCAGTACATGTTCCAGGCGTTCGGGCAACCGAAGGAGAAACAGGAGTACCGCAACCTGCTGATGGAGACCGCGGCCGAGGAGTTAGGCCACATCGAGATGCTAGCTACGGCCGTCACGAAGAACCTCGAGGGCGCACCCGAGGAACTGCGCCGGGAGGCGCGCGAGAACGACGCCGTCATCGACGCGATGATGCAGGGCGGCCAGCCGCGACAGGCGCTCTCTGCCGGCCTCCACGCGATGCCGGTCGACGCCAACGGTAACGCCTTCAGCGGGAACTTCATCGTCGCCAGCGGGAACCTCGCGGCCGACATGTACGCCAACATCATGGCCGAGTCCACCGGGCGACTGCTCGCGACCCGACTCTACGAGATGACCGACGACCCGGGGATGAAGGACATGCTCGCGTACCTCATCGCCCGCGACACGATGCACCAGAACCAGTGGCACGCCGCGCTGGAGGAGATGGGCGAGACCGTGCCGGTGCCCGCGAGCTTCGACCAAGAGAAGGAGAATCAGGAGTACAACTACGAGTTCATGTCCACGTTCCGCGAGGACCGGGAGGACCCCCACGAGCGTTGGACCGAAGGAGTGTCCATCGACGGAAAGGGCGAGTTCTCGTTCGGCAACCAGCCCGGCGGCGGCAACCCGCAACTCGAAAAGGCCATCGAGGAGATGTACAACGAGGCCAGCGGCGGGTCCGGCGACAGGACCATCGAAGACGAGTAG
- the thrC gene encoding threonine synthase has product MTLSLSGERPDPPETADEGVWLACIECGTTFAPFEAVRYTCDSCDGLLEVRYADLPTFEDFEGRGVWRYADALPFEEGVAIEEGDTPLYEVPTIEDETGVADLRVKHEGMNPTGSFKDRGMTVGVRVAERLGVDRLACASTGNTSAALACYGARAGTEVLVLLPAGKVAAGKVAQASLHGARILEVDGNFDACLDIVSDLAARGEAYLLNSLNPFRLEGQKTIGLEILEQFRDQTGEFPDRIVLPVGNAGNTAALYKAFRELVASGALAPEEVPALTGVQAEGAAPMVEAIEEGNDEVRRWEEVETRATAIRIGNPVNAPKALPGIRETGGTAVAVSDEEITDAQRSLARDGVGVEPASAASVAGLRKLRESGDVAADEQVVCLTTGHLLKDPDAAAAAGANPEPVPADTDGVLDHLGE; this is encoded by the coding sequence ATGACTCTGAGTCTGTCCGGGGAGCGACCCGACCCGCCGGAGACGGCGGACGAGGGCGTCTGGTTGGCCTGCATCGAGTGCGGAACGACCTTCGCCCCGTTCGAGGCGGTTCGGTACACCTGCGACTCGTGCGACGGTCTGCTGGAGGTACGATACGCCGACCTTCCGACCTTCGAGGACTTCGAGGGACGCGGCGTCTGGCGGTACGCCGACGCGCTCCCCTTCGAGGAGGGCGTGGCCATCGAAGAGGGCGACACCCCGCTCTACGAGGTGCCGACCATCGAGGACGAGACGGGGGTCGCGGACCTCCGAGTCAAACACGAGGGGATGAACCCGACGGGGAGTTTCAAGGACCGCGGCATGACCGTCGGCGTCCGCGTCGCCGAGCGACTGGGCGTGGACCGCCTCGCGTGCGCGTCTACGGGCAACACGAGCGCTGCGCTGGCGTGCTACGGGGCGCGCGCAGGAACGGAGGTTCTGGTTCTGCTCCCCGCCGGAAAGGTCGCCGCGGGGAAGGTCGCGCAGGCCAGCCTCCACGGCGCGCGGATTCTGGAGGTCGACGGCAACTTCGACGCCTGCCTCGACATCGTCTCGGACCTCGCCGCCCGCGGCGAGGCGTACCTGCTCAACTCGCTCAACCCCTTCCGACTTGAGGGCCAGAAGACCATCGGCCTCGAGATTCTGGAGCAGTTCCGCGACCAGACGGGCGAGTTCCCGGACCGCATCGTCCTGCCGGTCGGGAACGCGGGCAACACCGCCGCCCTCTACAAGGCGTTCCGCGAACTGGTCGCGTCGGGGGCGCTCGCTCCCGAGGAAGTGCCGGCGCTGACCGGCGTGCAGGCCGAGGGCGCGGCCCCGATGGTCGAGGCCATCGAGGAGGGCAACGACGAGGTCCGGCGCTGGGAGGAGGTCGAGACCCGCGCGACCGCCATCCGCATCGGCAACCCGGTCAACGCACCGAAGGCCCTGCCCGGCATCCGCGAGACCGGCGGCACGGCGGTCGCGGTTTCGGACGAGGAGATAACCGACGCCCAGCGCTCGCTCGCCCGCGACGGCGTGGGAGTCGAACCCGCGAGCGCGGCCTCCGTGGCGGGACTCCGGAAACTCCGCGAATCCGGCGACGTCGCGGCCGACGAGCAGGTCGTCTGCCTGACGACGGGCCACCTGCTGAAGGACCCCGACGCCGCCGCGGCCGCCGGAGCGAACCCCGAACCGGTTCCGGCCGACACCGACGGCGTGTTGGACCACCTCGGCGAGTAG